GGAGGCGAAATAGGCCGCGTCGGCCGCCTCGATGGCGCGGCTGAAGCGGCCCCAGAAGTCGATTTCCCAGGCAACCTCGAAGCCCAGGCTCGACTGCCAGAACACCGAGTCGCGGGCGCTCGGGCTAGCGGACTGGTCCTGCTTGAGATACAGGCTCTGGGCGCGCAATTGCTGCAACTGCGGGTAGCGCCCGGCCTGCACGATGGCCAGTTGCGCGCGCGCCTCGGCGATGCGTAACCCGGCCACCTGCAGGTCGCCGTTATGGGCATCGGCCTCGGCAATCAGCGCATCGAGGGTCGGGTCGGCGAACGACGCCCACCACTGGCGCAGGTCGACAGCGCCGCGGGCGGTGGCCTGGGCCAGCAGCGGGGTATGCCAGCCGGCCAGCCACGGGTCCTGCGGCGGGGTGAAATCCGGGCCGACCTGGGTGCAACCGGCAAGCATCGCCAACAGGCTCAGCGCCCCGCGGCGCGTCGATCCGCCCATGGCCGCGGCGGGCTCACGCCGCCGGCCCATCGGGGCGCTCGGGCACCTGCTGGTCGACCCACTGCCAGAACAGGTTGTAGGTCACCGCCAGGATCACCGGGCCGAGGAACAAGCCAATGACGCCCTTGGCCACCATGCCGCCGAGGGCGCCGATCAGCACCACCGGCATCGGCACATCCACCCCGCGCCCCAGCAACAGCGGCTTGAGCACGTTGTCGGCCAGGCCGGCGACGAAGGTATACACGGCAAACAGGATGGTCATGGCAGTGAAGCCCTCGGTGCTGAACACATAGGCGATCACCGGCAGGGTGACCAGGGTCGCCGGCGCCTGGGCGATGCCCAGCATGAGGACGACGATGGCCAGCATGCCCGCCCCCGGCACGCCCTTGAGCACGAAACCGACGCCGATCAGCAGCATCTGGATGAAAGCGATGCCGATCACCCCCTGGGCCACGGCGCGGATGGTCGCGGTGCACAGCTGGGCGATCGGCTTGCCGCGCGCCTCGCCCGACACACGCATGGCGATGCGCTGGGCCGCCCGCTGGCCCTGCTCGCCGAAGGCCATGATCACCCCGGACACCAGGACCGCGCCAATGAACAGCAAGAAGGCGCCGCCGGCACTGGCGGCGGCGCCCAGCACCACGCGCCCGGCGCCCTTGAGGTCGGGCAGGTAGTGGTTGAGCACCCCGCTCAGGCTCTGCGACGCGGCCAGCCACAGAGCATGCAGCTTCGCCCCGAGCAGCGGCCAGCCGGCCACCGCGTCCGGCGGTGGCGGCACGCGCCAGGCACCGCTCTTGAGCAACCCGACCAGGCTTTCCAGCGACTCGCCGATCGACGCCACCACCAGGTAGATCGGCACCAGCAGCACCACCAGCACCAGTACCACCAGCAGCGTCGCCGCATGCCCCTGGCGCAGGCGCGTCGTGCGCAGCA
The window above is part of the Pseudomonas muyukensis genome. Proteins encoded here:
- a CDS encoding AI-2E family transporter — encoded protein: MQSGFKLDSVLSRGLLDVLIKAGLVAALVIFAYQVFQPFLELMLWAVILAVTLYPLQRRLLRTTRLRQGHAATLLVVLVLVVLLVPIYLVVASIGESLESLVGLLKSGAWRVPPPPDAVAGWPLLGAKLHALWLAASQSLSGVLNHYLPDLKGAGRVVLGAAASAGGAFLLFIGAVLVSGVIMAFGEQGQRAAQRIAMRVSGEARGKPIAQLCTATIRAVAQGVIGIAFIQMLLIGVGFVLKGVPGAGMLAIVVLMLGIAQAPATLVTLPVIAYVFSTEGFTAMTILFAVYTFVAGLADNVLKPLLLGRGVDVPMPVVLIGALGGMVAKGVIGLFLGPVILAVTYNLFWQWVDQQVPERPDGPAA